A portion of the Tindallia magadiensis genome contains these proteins:
- a CDS encoding type I glutamate--ammonia ligase: MDQKLLYSLPVWTHKNEILVKLLKNFPSIQFVSLVGVDLRGNNTDEKIPISVMLDDMETFLQMGVQTDGSSVMLHEIATLNNAKVDLVPDLEVNWYVDYNFEHIHQETGLPIGSLRIPAFLRHEGKYVGSRGVLARVEKYFEKHLIELFSTYPEMLKEYGLESADEIESVKMTTATELEFWVRTPQDKANEEKLSTSQLLKEQYWKRTKGSVRSALEESMMMLNDYGLEPEMGHKEVGGVTAKISNTGKLDHVMEQLEIDWKYNTPMETSDNEVFVRVLVEEIFERYGLEVSFMAKPIEGVAGSGKHTHMGVNLKTKDGRLINLMAPKDRDKDFLSKAGWGSFMGILQNYEAINPFVTSSNDALKRLKPGFEAPICVVGSVGHNPQNPSRNRTILLALVRDMNNPLATRFELRAPNPTSNTYLYVAASYLMMLDGIEAVAKSNLSAKELEGEFSKPAGEEKFYLDKDRLFRSEQDVFDDYTEEERNHLFGTPPATVWENISIFEQNEEKKKKLFKGQVFTKEIVNSYKIATIDQWVQEIAGRIIHQHTKIIRNCKKLHGLEYVTDLDVVHWEKINGLRNALMKDSLEKKSLISQWREAIEEQNLEKISRLQLTIGEQITTLKKYYLEYRRNLMEE; encoded by the coding sequence ATGGACCAGAAATTGCTTTATAGCTTGCCGGTATGGACGCACAAAAATGAAATACTAGTAAAATTATTGAAAAACTTTCCTTCCATTCAGTTTGTTTCTTTGGTAGGTGTAGACCTGCGAGGTAACAATACTGACGAAAAAATTCCAATTTCGGTAATGCTGGATGATATGGAAACATTTTTACAAATGGGTGTTCAAACGGATGGATCTAGTGTAATGTTGCATGAAATTGCTACATTAAACAATGCAAAAGTTGATCTTGTGCCGGATCTTGAAGTTAATTGGTATGTGGACTATAATTTTGAACATATCCATCAAGAAACTGGGTTACCCATAGGTTCTCTGAGAATACCTGCTTTTTTAAGACATGAAGGCAAATATGTTGGTTCCAGAGGTGTACTGGCAAGAGTAGAAAAGTATTTTGAAAAACATCTTATAGAGCTATTTTCTACATATCCAGAAATGCTAAAGGAGTATGGTTTAGAATCGGCTGATGAGATTGAAAGTGTTAAGATGACAACAGCTACAGAGTTAGAATTTTGGGTGCGAACACCGCAAGATAAAGCTAACGAAGAAAAACTATCAACTTCTCAGTTATTAAAAGAACAGTACTGGAAAAGAACAAAAGGAAGTGTTCGTTCAGCCCTTGAAGAATCTATGATGATGCTTAACGATTATGGCCTTGAACCAGAAATGGGACATAAGGAAGTAGGGGGCGTAACGGCAAAAATTAGCAACACAGGTAAACTTGATCATGTAATGGAACAATTGGAAATAGATTGGAAATACAATACCCCTATGGAAACATCGGACAATGAAGTATTTGTACGTGTTTTAGTTGAAGAGATTTTTGAAAGGTATGGATTGGAAGTTTCCTTTATGGCAAAGCCCATTGAAGGAGTTGCTGGATCAGGGAAGCATACACATATGGGTGTTAACTTAAAAACAAAAGATGGAAGGCTTATTAATCTGATGGCTCCGAAAGACAGAGATAAGGACTTTCTCAGTAAAGCTGGCTGGGGATCCTTTATGGGAATCCTGCAAAACTATGAAGCGATTAATCCCTTTGTTACCTCAAGCAATGATGCTCTTAAACGGTTAAAGCCAGGTTTTGAGGCTCCTATTTGTGTTGTTGGTTCTGTGGGGCATAATCCGCAGAACCCATCAAGGAATAGAACCATTTTATTAGCACTTGTTCGTGATATGAACAATCCGTTGGCTACAAGATTTGAGTTGCGAGCGCCTAATCCAACATCAAATACGTATTTATATGTAGCAGCATCTTACTTAATGATGCTAGATGGAATAGAGGCGGTAGCAAAATCAAACTTGAGTGCGAAAGAATTAGAAGGAGAATTCTCTAAACCAGCAGGCGAGGAGAAATTTTATCTTGATAAAGATCGTTTGTTTAGAAGTGAGCAAGATGTATTTGATGATTATACAGAAGAAGAAAGAAATCATCTATTTGGAACACCACCAGCTACTGTGTGGGAGAATATTTCCATTTTTGAACAGAATGAAGAAAAAAAGAAAAAATTGTTTAAGGGACAAGTGTTTACAAAAGAAATCGTAAATTCATACAAAATTGCAACAATTGATCAATGGGTACAAGAGATTGCTGGAAGGATTATTCATCAACATACAAAAATAATAAGAAATTGCAAAAAACTACATGGATTAGAGTATGTAACAGACCTGGATGTTGTTCATTGGGAAAAAATAAATGGTTTGCGAAATGCGTTAATGAAAGACAGTTTAGAAAAAAAATCATTAATATCTCAATGGAGAGAAGCTATTGAAGAACAAAATTTAGAAAAAATTTCGAGATTACAATTAACAATAGGAGAACAAATTACTACCCTTAAAAAATACTACTTGGAGTATCGAAGAAATTTAATGGAAGAATAG
- a CDS encoding transporter associated domain-containing protein, with amino-acid sequence MKDLLIMKKLEKSAYYLEIVLTVLVAIAIVIGLIDIIKYFLLIFNTGPEGSYIVFKNFLAHTLLLVVGIELMLMLLSHSTSAILELVLYLIARKMLIYGDTMLDLVLGTIAIAGVFAIQKYLEPKKDFVARDERVYSASTRLEKILEETGADIPSSKGHTLGGLVCNLAEEACVPVSEGTIFESGGLNIKVVTVKDGVIEKVMITKDEEDEESEEGIDNAEKMKGKDDESWHY; translated from the coding sequence ATGAAAGATTTGCTTATTATGAAAAAGTTGGAAAAGTCAGCGTATTATCTTGAAATTGTTTTAACAGTCCTTGTAGCGATAGCGATTGTTATTGGACTGATTGATATCATAAAATATTTTTTGTTGATTTTTAATACAGGACCAGAAGGTTCTTATATTGTTTTTAAGAACTTTCTCGCACATACGTTATTACTGGTGGTTGGAATTGAACTTATGTTAATGCTTTTATCTCATTCTACAAGCGCTATATTGGAGTTAGTTCTTTATCTTATAGCACGAAAAATGCTTATTTACGGCGATACAATGTTAGATTTAGTGTTAGGAACTATTGCCATCGCAGGGGTTTTTGCCATCCAAAAATATCTAGAACCTAAAAAAGATTTTGTTGCTAGAGATGAACGTGTTTACTCAGCTTCAACAAGATTAGAAAAAATACTGGAAGAAACAGGAGCTGACATACCCAGTTCTAAAGGACACACATTAGGTGGGTTGGTGTGTAATTTAGCTGAAGAAGCATGTGTGCCAGTTTCGGAAGGAACTATTTTTGAATCTGGAGGCTTAAATATAAAAGTAGTTACGGTAAAAGATGGAGTGATAGAAAAGGTTATGATTACAAAAGATGAAGAAGATGAAGAGAGTGAGGAAGGCATCGATAATGCTGAAAAAATGAAAGGTAAAGATGATGAAAGCTGGCATTACTAG
- a CDS encoding SpoIIE family protein phosphatase: MKTGKILVLEMLKDRTQLNKQRLRSWGHEVVQYEYDQDVHYHVISEKPDLILLQSIGVNGYDIEQCCRRLKSIDQIKKIPLLVQIGMKEYQETRESLYQEGVNDCLPEPIIHTELKVKIQHWLHYTQHRESLRKSQQALEESMQKINRQRAEIDHHLSLAARIQESLIPKNIIEVPRCSFYSHFQPSGKVGGDIYDIFMLDQEHVGLYMIDVMGHGVASSMIAVALSELMVPDISRGTPLKRQIDQPPYYEIVSPGNVIQYLNKRFSFSKYQHYFTIFYMVLNTHTGILRYCRGAHPEPLWIKGSNEIDTLNAYGTPIGFEFSQEHEEGKIQLNPGDRLFIYSDGLMELENNNREAIDYEKLLEIVKKYQLSETQRPMTLLFKRIAEAQGELKDDLTLVEMVWEPKL, translated from the coding sequence ATGAAAACTGGTAAAATACTAGTATTAGAAATGCTAAAGGATAGAACACAACTTAATAAACAACGATTAAGAAGTTGGGGGCATGAAGTAGTCCAATATGAATATGACCAAGATGTACACTATCATGTGATTTCTGAAAAACCTGACCTTATTCTTCTGCAATCTATAGGGGTGAATGGGTATGATATAGAACAGTGTTGCCGAAGGTTAAAGTCGATTGATCAAATAAAAAAAATACCATTACTAGTTCAAATTGGTATGAAAGAATATCAGGAAACCAGAGAATCTTTATATCAGGAAGGTGTAAATGACTGTTTGCCTGAACCAATCATACATACTGAATTAAAAGTAAAAATACAACACTGGCTACATTATACACAACATAGAGAAAGTTTGAGAAAGAGTCAGCAAGCCCTTGAAGAAAGTATGCAAAAAATTAATCGTCAACGTGCTGAAATTGATCATCATCTGTCTTTAGCGGCACGAATTCAGGAATCTTTGATCCCTAAAAATATTATTGAGGTACCTCGATGTTCATTTTACTCCCATTTTCAACCTTCTGGAAAGGTTGGCGGGGATATTTATGATATTTTTATGTTGGATCAAGAGCATGTCGGTCTTTATATGATTGATGTGATGGGGCATGGCGTTGCATCGTCAATGATTGCAGTTGCGCTTTCAGAACTTATGGTTCCGGATATTAGTCGAGGTACGCCCTTGAAACGCCAAATAGACCAGCCTCCTTATTATGAAATTGTTTCACCCGGGAATGTTATTCAGTACTTAAACAAACGATTTTCTTTTTCAAAGTATCAACATTATTTTACAATATTCTATATGGTCTTAAACACACATACAGGTATTTTAAGATATTGTCGTGGGGCTCATCCGGAACCACTGTGGATAAAGGGGAGTAATGAGATAGACACATTGAATGCATATGGAACGCCTATAGGTTTTGAATTTTCTCAGGAGCATGAAGAGGGAAAAATTCAATTGAATCCTGGTGATCGACTATTTATCTATTCCGACGGACTAATGGAACTGGAAAATAATAACAGAGAAGCCATAGATTATGAAAAACTATTGGAAATAGTAAAAAAATATCAGTTAAGTGAAACGCAAAGACCTATGACCCTTCTATTTAAAAGAATAGCTGAAGCACAGGGAGAGTTAAAAGATGATTTAACCTTGGTTGAAATGGTGTGGGAACCGAAACTGTAA
- a CDS encoding MBL fold metallo-hydrolase RNA specificity domain-containing protein — translation MEIQFLGAAKVVTGSNVLIKTKACNVLLDCGLYQGSNELEELNRQDFPYDPSSIDYLFLTHSHVDHSARIPKLVKDGFRGKIYATQATTDLSKIMLLDSAHIQESDAEWNNRKRQRAGEPPIDPLYTTQDAQNSLRYFESVLYGQKITVNDIISVRFRDAGHILGSSILEIWITEDTETVKLVYSGDIGMKNKPLICDPEIIEEADYLIMESTYGDRIHEHTEERMEMMMDAINRTLTRNGTVIIPSFAVGRTQELIYELNKYYGSSSKLNPIHRVPIYIDSPMAVSATKVFEKNAHFFDDDTKELIYRGDNPLEFNNLHFIRDHHESIKLNHSDHSKVIISASGMCTAGRVRHHLKHNLWSDQNTVIFVGYQAQGTLGRLLKDGAKNVRILGEEIAVKSEIVSIDGFSGHADQKGLIEWIKAFDKKPRKIFLVHGEPIASETLAGLIEQELGIPTEIPSVGYNFEMEEAVLKEDSKELLEPVQRKENIKNELQVVYSQFEYLAKQTDKFMDDQLLEKEYDKLKNKLIDLQRELISLGIILGD, via the coding sequence ATGGAGATTCAATTTCTTGGTGCAGCTAAAGTAGTAACTGGCTCAAATGTTTTGATTAAAACAAAAGCATGTAATGTACTTTTAGATTGTGGATTGTATCAAGGGAGTAATGAACTTGAAGAGTTAAACCGTCAAGATTTTCCTTACGATCCTTCTTCGATTGACTATCTGTTTCTTACTCATTCACATGTGGATCATTCTGCTCGTATACCAAAACTTGTCAAAGATGGCTTTCGCGGAAAAATTTATGCAACACAAGCTACTACTGATCTTTCAAAAATAATGTTATTAGATAGTGCTCACATTCAAGAAAGTGATGCCGAATGGAATAACCGTAAAAGACAACGTGCAGGAGAGCCCCCAATTGATCCACTCTATACCACACAGGATGCACAGAACAGTCTCCGATACTTTGAATCCGTATTATATGGTCAAAAGATAACCGTTAATGATATTATCAGCGTGCGTTTTAGAGATGCGGGTCACATCCTGGGTTCATCTATTCTAGAAATTTGGATTACTGAAGATACTGAAACAGTTAAACTTGTTTATTCCGGAGATATCGGAATGAAAAACAAACCATTAATTTGTGATCCGGAAATTATTGAGGAAGCCGATTATCTCATTATGGAATCAACTTATGGTGATCGGATTCACGAACACACTGAAGAGCGTATGGAAATGATGATGGATGCAATCAACCGAACTTTAACGCGAAACGGTACGGTCATTATTCCTTCTTTCGCTGTCGGAAGGACTCAAGAATTAATTTATGAGCTAAATAAGTATTATGGCTCCAGTTCAAAACTAAACCCTATTCATCGAGTTCCTATCTATATTGATAGCCCAATGGCCGTATCAGCAACAAAAGTTTTTGAAAAAAACGCCCATTTTTTCGATGATGACACAAAAGAATTAATCTATCGTGGTGATAACCCACTGGAATTCAATAATCTTCACTTTATCAGAGATCACCATGAATCTATCAAACTAAACCATTCAGATCATTCAAAGGTAATTATCTCTGCTAGTGGTATGTGCACAGCAGGAAGAGTCAGGCATCATCTAAAACATAATCTTTGGAGTGACCAAAATACGGTTATTTTCGTTGGCTATCAAGCACAAGGTACATTGGGTCGCCTTCTGAAAGATGGAGCAAAAAATGTAAGGATTTTGGGAGAAGAAATAGCGGTAAAATCTGAAATAGTTAGTATTGATGGTTTTTCTGGTCATGCTGATCAAAAGGGTCTTATCGAATGGATCAAAGCATTCGATAAGAAACCCAGAAAAATTTTTCTAGTTCACGGTGAACCGATTGCTAGCGAAACACTTGCCGGTTTAATAGAACAAGAGTTAGGCATCCCTACAGAAATACCATCCGTTGGTTACAATTTTGAAATGGAAGAAGCTGTTCTTAAAGAAGATTCTAAAGAACTATTAGAACCAGTTCAGCGGAAAGAAAATATTAAAAATGAACTTCAAGTAGTTTACTCACAATTTGAATACTTAGCAAAACAGACCGATAAGTTTATGGATGATCAGTTATTAGAAAAAGAATATGATAAACTCAAGAACAAGCTAATTGACCTTCAACGTGAACTTATCAGTCTAGGAATTATCTTAGGAGACTAG
- a CDS encoding homocysteine S-methyltransferase family protein: protein MGICLKDRLKQSIMLGDGAMGTMLNEGMKEATCPEAINMTNEKLVEHIHQQYVKAGSHMIQTNSFGGSRLKLDSYGLGDQVAAFNVKAASIARKVAGDKVLVAGNIGPTGKLMEPMGTLTFEEAVSTFHEQAKALVEGGCDLFLIETMADLQEAKAAVIGARMAANLPVICTMTFDIQERTLAGADPETVVTVLEAMEVDVVGANCGVGPDLMISIIKRMRQVSDVPLMAQANAGLPRLEESNTIYDMTPERMGTYVSSLINAGASVLGGCCGTTPEHIKIFSKELETLRPNQPKPVLFSKLAGKDQTVYIGCGYRTPMIGENINPTSRKNLADAFRTLNPKLAVEEAKAQIEAGASIIDINTGASGVDQEAMMPLAIQAVQKAIRAPISIDSSDPKVIEAGLKAVQGKPLLNSTTAKPETLEQMVKLAKKYGASLLCLTLDSKGIPESAEERFNIAETMVNYAIQNGMNIRDVYVDPLTLTAGAQQSLVMESIKALQLIKERLGVKTVLGVSNISHGLPKRSGLTASFLAMALGAGLDMPIINPKEPLFQLMISGSDVLTGKDHNAKRYLEENNLSGSEGVNNHQEIASEKEKSKNPSVDLREKIINGETDEIESIIDVFLKNGNSSLDIINEMITPALEEVGAKYEEGEFFLPQLLMAAEAAQKSFVFLKEKLPQNESQQIGTVVMATVQGDIHDIGKNIVSVMLENHGFRVIDLGKDIDADLIVKTALEEKADIIGLSALMTTTMQQMAVVAEKVKNKGMNVSLLVGGAVLTEDYAKSIGAQYAIDAVQAVKKAKQMLKS, encoded by the coding sequence ATGGGGATTTGTTTAAAAGATAGACTAAAACAAAGTATTATGCTGGGTGACGGTGCCATGGGGACGATGCTGAACGAAGGGATGAAAGAAGCTACGTGCCCTGAAGCGATAAACATGACAAATGAAAAGCTGGTTGAGCACATTCATCAGCAGTACGTCAAAGCTGGAAGCCACATGATTCAAACTAATTCTTTTGGTGGCAGTCGGTTAAAATTAGATTCATATGGTCTTGGCGATCAGGTGGCAGCCTTTAATGTAAAGGCTGCTTCAATTGCTAGAAAAGTAGCTGGAGATAAGGTGTTAGTAGCTGGGAATATTGGGCCTACAGGAAAACTAATGGAACCGATGGGAACTCTAACATTTGAAGAGGCGGTATCGACCTTTCACGAGCAGGCAAAAGCACTTGTGGAAGGAGGGTGTGACTTATTTCTTATAGAAACAATGGCTGATTTACAAGAAGCGAAAGCAGCTGTTATTGGAGCTAGGATGGCGGCTAATTTGCCGGTTATCTGCACAATGACTTTTGATATTCAGGAAAGAACCTTAGCTGGTGCGGATCCTGAGACAGTGGTAACTGTCTTGGAAGCTATGGAGGTAGATGTAGTCGGAGCAAACTGTGGCGTAGGTCCTGACTTAATGATATCTATCATTAAAAGAATGCGCCAGGTATCTGATGTTCCTTTAATGGCGCAAGCAAATGCGGGTCTGCCTCGACTAGAAGAAAGCAATACCATTTATGATATGACACCTGAACGCATGGGGACCTATGTTTCGTCTTTGATAAATGCTGGAGCAAGTGTTCTAGGAGGTTGTTGTGGAACGACGCCTGAGCACATTAAGATTTTTTCGAAAGAATTAGAAACGCTGAGACCCAATCAGCCGAAACCTGTTTTGTTTTCAAAGCTTGCTGGAAAAGATCAGACAGTGTATATTGGATGCGGGTACCGGACGCCAATGATAGGGGAAAATATTAATCCAACTTCAAGAAAAAATCTTGCGGATGCTTTTAGAACACTTAACCCAAAACTAGCAGTAGAAGAAGCGAAGGCTCAAATAGAAGCTGGTGCTTCAATCATTGATATTAATACGGGAGCTTCGGGTGTAGATCAAGAAGCGATGATGCCTTTAGCCATTCAAGCTGTTCAAAAGGCAATTCGAGCACCGATTTCAATTGACAGCAGTGATCCCAAAGTGATAGAAGCAGGGCTTAAAGCGGTACAGGGTAAACCATTACTGAACTCAACAACAGCTAAACCAGAAACATTGGAACAAATGGTAAAATTGGCAAAAAAATATGGTGCGTCGTTACTGTGTTTAACGCTGGATAGTAAAGGAATTCCTGAATCAGCAGAAGAAAGATTTAATATCGCAGAAACAATGGTAAACTATGCCATCCAAAATGGAATGAACATTAGAGACGTGTATGTTGACCCGTTAACACTTACAGCTGGCGCACAACAAAGTCTTGTGATGGAATCTATAAAAGCTTTACAGTTAATCAAAGAAAGACTGGGCGTTAAAACGGTGCTTGGTGTTAGTAATATTTCACATGGTTTACCTAAAAGATCAGGGCTGACAGCTAGTTTTCTGGCAATGGCATTAGGCGCGGGATTAGATATGCCTATTATTAATCCAAAGGAGCCTCTGTTTCAATTAATGATATCTGGGTCAGATGTATTAACAGGGAAAGATCATAACGCTAAACGCTATCTTGAAGAAAATAATTTATCAGGAAGTGAAGGGGTAAACAATCATCAAGAAATAGCGAGTGAAAAAGAAAAGAGTAAGAATCCTTCTGTTGACCTAAGAGAAAAGATCATCAATGGTGAAACGGATGAAATAGAGAGCATTATAGATGTTTTTTTGAAAAATGGCAATAGTAGTTTAGATATTATTAATGAAATGATTACTCCTGCATTAGAAGAGGTTGGTGCGAAATATGAGGAAGGTGAATTTTTTCTGCCTCAGTTACTAATGGCTGCAGAAGCTGCACAAAAATCTTTTGTTTTTCTTAAAGAAAAGTTACCTCAAAATGAATCACAACAAATAGGAACAGTCGTTATGGCTACAGTTCAAGGTGATATCCATGATATTGGTAAAAATATTGTTTCGGTAATGCTGGAGAATCATGGATTTCGTGTGATAGATCTCGGTAAGGATATTGACGCAGATTTGATAGTGAAGACGGCGTTGGAAGAAAAAGCAGATATTATCGGTTTGAGTGCTTTGATGACCACTACCATGCAGCAGATGGCAGTGGTCGCTGAGAAAGTAAAAAATAAGGGAATGAATGTATCTTTACTAGTGGGTGGAGCTGTACTTACGGAAGATTATGCAAAAAGTATTGGTGCTCAGTACGCGATAGATGCGGTTCAAGCTGTAAAAAAAGCAAAGCAGATGTTGAAAAGCTAG
- a CDS encoding TrkH family potassium uptake protein gives MNYGVIIRVLGSLLVFKGIMLLPAIMVSFLYRESAVSAFLMTVGLTLLIGIPCMRLRHSSRKIKTKEALVIVAGGWIVISFFGALPFYFSGSIPHLMDAFFEAVSGFTTTGATILDDIESLPKGILFWRSFTHWLGGMGILVLTLAILPAIGVGGFQIFKAESPGPISDKLVPKMHQTATILYTAYFGMTVLQTILLMFGGLDLYEALTHTFGTVGTGGFSIYNDSAGAYDSAYVQWVITVFMIAAGVNFALYYELYRKKIGNIVENTELRLYLLLLTTAMLALFMSIQFQQGGDWTANLRHTSFQVASIMTTTGYTTVDYELWSPFAQSIIFFLMFIGGCAGSTGGGIKVIRILVLFKLVKRQILKVLHPRAMVPIQIQGRMLQADTIASVTSFVILYILILLGGMFVLSLEGLDLVSAISASAATLGNIGPGFGFIGPTQTYSEFSYVSKGILSLFMLMGRLELFTVFILLTPSFWRESR, from the coding sequence ATGAACTATGGAGTTATCATAAGAGTTCTCGGTAGTCTGTTGGTTTTTAAGGGAATCATGTTACTTCCGGCAATTATGGTCAGTTTTCTTTATAGAGAGTCGGCCGTAAGTGCTTTTTTAATGACGGTGGGACTTACGTTGTTGATAGGAATACCGTGCATGCGTTTAAGGCATTCCTCCAGAAAAATCAAAACAAAAGAAGCGCTTGTTATTGTAGCAGGTGGATGGATCGTAATATCTTTTTTTGGAGCGCTTCCTTTCTATTTTTCTGGTAGTATACCACATCTTATGGATGCTTTTTTTGAAGCTGTATCTGGATTTACAACAACAGGAGCAACTATTTTAGATGATATCGAGTCTTTACCTAAAGGCATTCTATTTTGGCGCTCATTTACCCATTGGTTAGGTGGGATGGGCATTCTGGTGCTAACGCTTGCTATACTTCCGGCGATAGGCGTCGGTGGCTTTCAAATATTTAAGGCAGAAAGTCCGGGTCCTATTTCGGATAAGCTAGTACCTAAAATGCATCAAACAGCTACCATCCTCTATACAGCTTATTTTGGTATGACGGTACTTCAGACAATTTTACTAATGTTTGGAGGATTGGATTTATATGAGGCTTTGACGCATACCTTTGGAACTGTAGGCACAGGAGGTTTTTCAATTTATAACGATAGTGCTGGCGCCTATGATAGTGCCTATGTCCAATGGGTGATTACTGTTTTTATGATAGCGGCTGGAGTGAATTTTGCTTTATACTATGAATTATATCGAAAGAAGATAGGAAATATTGTAGAAAATACGGAATTGAGGCTCTATCTCTTGTTGTTGACAACAGCAATGCTGGCGCTGTTTATGTCGATACAATTTCAGCAAGGGGGAGATTGGACAGCAAATTTACGACATACTTCTTTTCAAGTAGCTTCTATCATGACTACGACTGGGTACACTACTGTCGATTACGAGTTGTGGTCGCCTTTTGCTCAAAGTATTATTTTCTTTTTGATGTTTATAGGAGGATGTGCAGGTTCGACGGGTGGTGGTATCAAAGTAATACGAATTCTTGTTTTATTTAAGTTGGTTAAAAGACAAATATTAAAAGTACTGCATCCAAGAGCTATGGTGCCTATACAAATACAAGGGAGAATGTTACAAGCGGATACTATTGCTAGTGTTACTAGTTTTGTGATACTCTATATTTTAATTTTGCTGGGTGGGATGTTTGTTCTTAGTTTAGAAGGATTGGACTTAGTCAGTGCTATTAGTGCTTCGGCGGCAACTCTGGGTAATATAGGACCGGGCTTTGGCTTTATAGGGCCAACACAAACATATAGTGAATTTAGCTACGTATCCAAAGGGATACTATCTTTATTTATGTTGATGGGACGTTTAGAACTATTTACAGTGTTTATTTTGTTGACGCCTTCGTTCTGGCGAGAGAGTAGGTAG
- the trkA gene encoding Trk system potassium transporter TrkA → MKILIVGVGKLGFQLAEAFSHKENDIIVMDPKAEALQKASDQLDVLTIQQNGVEVKSLKQARIHEIDLVLAVTDDDETNMLIAFLSKRMGCKKSIARVRNPEYSRQAEFIKKEMSIDYIVNPELATSSEIIRYLMKGLPVHTEDFAHGKIVLADVKVQNLCGMAGQYVKDLNYEERVLIAALNRNGNVIIPHGETEIIETDVLYVIGEKDDVNSFTQRCGISTKKKMTRKVVILGGGRIGYYLADKLLKTGVQVKIIEESRNRCKYLAETLNDALVIHGDGTDINLLEEESIFEADALISLTGLDEENLLLSLLAKQYNTKKVIAKVSRPNYIPIIEKLGVDVAVNPVTITASEILRYVQGGKVLSFSLLFGGKAEVTELIVRKNAYVTEKKLKDLELPQGLIIGSVLRKNKVIIPDGETIITAGDRVVIFAVKDDETDFEKYFYPSKRGLLNELWSYHKSSR, encoded by the coding sequence ATGAAAATACTTATTGTCGGAGTTGGGAAACTGGGATTTCAATTGGCAGAGGCATTTTCTCACAAAGAAAATGATATTATTGTAATGGATCCAAAGGCGGAAGCTTTGCAAAAAGCTAGTGATCAGTTGGATGTTTTAACGATTCAACAAAACGGAGTTGAAGTTAAAAGTCTTAAACAGGCGAGGATACATGAAATAGATTTGGTCCTTGCGGTAACGGACGATGATGAAACGAATATGTTGATAGCTTTTCTTTCGAAAAGAATGGGGTGCAAAAAATCAATAGCAAGAGTACGTAATCCTGAATATTCAAGACAGGCAGAATTTATAAAAAAAGAAATGAGCATTGACTATATTGTCAATCCGGAATTAGCGACTTCTTCAGAAATTATTAGGTACTTAATGAAAGGATTGCCGGTTCATACAGAGGATTTTGCTCACGGAAAAATTGTATTAGCCGATGTGAAGGTGCAAAACTTGTGTGGTATGGCTGGGCAATATGTAAAAGATTTGAATTACGAAGAGCGAGTTTTAATTGCTGCTTTAAATAGAAATGGAAATGTCATTATTCCACATGGAGAAACAGAAATAATAGAAACGGACGTTCTTTATGTTATTGGAGAAAAAGATGATGTTAATTCATTTACGCAAAGATGTGGCATTTCTACAAAGAAAAAAATGACGAGAAAAGTAGTTATTCTTGGAGGAGGTAGGATTGGTTATTATCTCGCAGACAAGCTTTTGAAAACAGGTGTTCAAGTGAAAATAATAGAAGAGTCTAGAAATCGGTGTAAATACCTTGCTGAAACGTTAAATGATGCATTAGTAATCCATGGAGATGGTACAGATATTAATTTGCTGGAAGAGGAATCAATTTTTGAAGCAGATGCCCTGATTTCATTGACAGGATTAGACGAGGAAAATTTATTGTTATCCCTATTGGCTAAGCAGTACAATACGAAGAAAGTTATTGCTAAAGTTAGTCGCCCAAACTATATCCCTATTATTGAAAAACTTGGCGTAGACGTGGCGGTTAATCCTGTCACCATTACGGCCAGTGAAATATTGCGTTATGTACAAGGTGGAAAAGTACTGTCTTTTTCTTTGTTATTTGGCGGAAAAGCAGAAGTAACAGAACTTATTGTTCGAAAAAATGCCTATGTAACAGAGAAGAAACTAAAAGATTTGGAACTTCCGCAAGGCTTAATCATTGGGTCTGTACTGCGAAAAAATAAAGTGATTATACCGGACGGAGAAACGATTATAACAGCTGGCGATCGAGTGGTTATTTTTGCAGTCAAAGACGATGAAACTGATTTTGAAAAATATTTTTATCCATCGAAGAGAGGTTTGCTAAATGAACTATGGAGTTATCATAAGAGTTCTCGGTAG